Proteins co-encoded in one Streptomyces sp. JH34 genomic window:
- a CDS encoding Nramp family divalent metal transporter — protein sequence MAETSDTTETGELDSRPRRSSWKYIGPGIVVAATGVGAGDLVATLIAGSKFGYTLMWAAVIGCLVKISLAEAVGRWHLATGRTLFDGWRTLGGWTTGYFAVYVVVWGFVYGATAMSSSALPIVALFPDGPGLKTWAIVTGLIGLVFVWFNQYAVFEKVMTVLIGVMFVVVVYVAIRVVPDIGASFAGLLPVLPDGSLIYTLGLIGGVGGTITMAAYGYWVNAKGWSDTSWMKVMRIDNRVAYITTGIFVVAMLVVGAELLHSSQIALTKGDRGLIDLGQVLEDRFGAGTAKLFLVGFFATSFSSLIGVWHGVSLMFADFVERIRAARGETAVEKAGSDTVGRQERSVPFRAYLLWLTFPPMTLLWLDEPFGLVIGYGVLGAFFMPFLALTLLWLLNSSRTPREWRNGWLSNGMLGAAGLLFVVLCVQQVRELPW from the coding sequence ATGGCCGAGACGAGCGACACCACAGAGACCGGGGAGCTGGACTCCCGCCCACGTAGATCGAGTTGGAAGTACATCGGACCCGGCATCGTCGTCGCGGCGACGGGTGTCGGAGCCGGCGACCTGGTCGCGACCCTCATCGCGGGCAGCAAATTCGGCTACACCCTCATGTGGGCGGCGGTGATCGGCTGCCTCGTCAAGATCTCCCTCGCGGAGGCGGTGGGCCGCTGGCACCTCGCGACGGGCCGCACCCTCTTCGACGGCTGGCGCACCCTCGGCGGCTGGACCACGGGCTACTTCGCCGTGTACGTCGTGGTCTGGGGCTTCGTCTACGGCGCGACGGCCATGTCGTCCAGTGCCCTGCCCATCGTGGCGCTCTTCCCCGACGGGCCCGGCCTCAAGACGTGGGCGATCGTCACCGGGCTGATCGGCCTGGTCTTCGTCTGGTTCAACCAGTACGCCGTCTTCGAGAAGGTCATGACGGTCCTCATCGGCGTCATGTTCGTCGTCGTGGTCTACGTCGCGATCCGGGTGGTGCCGGACATCGGCGCTTCCTTCGCCGGGCTGCTCCCCGTGCTCCCGGACGGCTCGCTGATCTACACGCTCGGTCTGATCGGCGGGGTCGGCGGCACGATCACCATGGCGGCGTACGGGTACTGGGTGAACGCCAAGGGCTGGTCCGACACCTCCTGGATGAAGGTGATGCGGATCGACAACCGGGTCGCCTACATCACGACGGGCATCTTCGTCGTCGCGATGCTCGTCGTCGGCGCCGAGCTGCTGCACTCCTCGCAGATCGCCCTGACGAAGGGCGACCGGGGGCTGATCGACCTCGGCCAGGTCCTGGAGGACCGCTTCGGCGCGGGCACCGCGAAGCTCTTCCTGGTCGGTTTCTTCGCGACGTCGTTCTCGTCGCTCATCGGTGTCTGGCACGGCGTGAGCCTGATGTTCGCGGACTTCGTCGAGCGGATCCGGGCCGCACGTGGTGAGACGGCCGTGGAGAAGGCGGGCAGCGACACCGTCGGCCGGCAGGAGCGCTCCGTGCCCTTCCGCGCCTACCTGCTCTGGCTGACCTTCCCGCCGATGACGCTGCTCTGGCTGGACGAGCCGTTCGGGCTGGTCATCGGCTACGGAGTGCTGGGCGCGTTCTTCATGCCGTTCCTGGCCCTGACCCTGCTGTGGCTGCTCAACTCCTCCCGTACACCCAGGGAGTGGCGCAACGGCTGGCTCAGCAACGGGATGCTGGGTGCTGCCGGACTCCTCTTCGTCGTGCTGTGCGTCCAGCAGGTGCGCGAACTGCCCTGGTGA
- a CDS encoding serine/threonine-protein kinase, whose protein sequence is MAGARVDPPVHGDPATLGGYELIGRLASGGMGRIYLARSAEGQLVAVKTLLAEGVVSDVERRRFAREVELAQRIDSAFTARVRDADPQAELPWMAIDYIAAPPLSELVRTAGVLPASAVQWLAAGTAEALVTLHGEGIIHRDLKPQNILLPLPGPRVIDFGISHANDLTRTSLTLGTIAFTSPEQARGEPSTEASDVYSLGATLFHLALGRPPYRADSDTLGLLAQVQRGQLDLDGLPKELTALIRPCLAVDPGRRPVPAEMLARFRQSLAGLPVSQGGRRWLPQRWTDLIGAYERHGRDLARGAGIGAGATAEGITVDQRTGMVPPPEPTRVYTQERERAERERAERERAERERAERERAERERAEKERVERERALLAQERLREREWQQELERRKAENKDRERAEEKARERAARARARQHASGPSSASAGAASGTSRPSSRPDPARTPPPAPAPSKASSAVVWLVALAVAALLVLWLATWV, encoded by the coding sequence ATGGCAGGCGCACGGGTCGATCCGCCGGTGCACGGGGATCCGGCGACGCTCGGCGGTTACGAACTGATCGGGAGGCTGGCTTCCGGCGGCATGGGGCGCATCTATCTCGCCCGGAGCGCCGAGGGGCAGCTGGTCGCGGTGAAGACGCTGCTCGCCGAGGGCGTCGTCAGCGACGTCGAGCGACGGCGGTTCGCACGCGAGGTGGAGCTGGCCCAGCGCATCGACAGCGCGTTCACCGCACGCGTGCGGGACGCCGACCCACAGGCCGAGCTGCCGTGGATGGCGATCGACTACATCGCCGCGCCACCGCTGTCCGAACTGGTGCGCACCGCGGGCGTGCTGCCGGCATCGGCGGTCCAGTGGCTGGCGGCGGGCACCGCGGAGGCGCTGGTCACCCTGCACGGCGAGGGCATCATCCACCGGGACCTCAAGCCGCAGAACATCCTGCTGCCGCTCCCGGGCCCGCGGGTGATCGACTTCGGCATCTCGCACGCGAACGACCTCACCCGCACGAGCCTCACCCTGGGCACGATCGCCTTCACCTCACCGGAGCAGGCGCGGGGCGAACCGTCGACCGAGGCGTCCGACGTGTACTCGCTCGGGGCGACCCTGTTCCATCTGGCGCTCGGCAGGCCTCCCTACCGGGCCGACAGCGACACGCTCGGCCTGCTGGCTCAGGTGCAGCGGGGCCAGCTCGACCTCGACGGGCTGCCCAAGGAACTCACGGCGCTGATCCGCCCCTGCCTGGCGGTCGATCCCGGCCGGCGGCCCGTCCCGGCCGAGATGCTGGCGCGCTTCCGGCAATCACTCGCCGGGCTTCCGGTGTCGCAGGGCGGCCGCCGCTGGCTGCCACAGCGCTGGACGGACCTGATCGGCGCGTACGAGCGTCACGGGCGGGACCTGGCACGTGGTGCGGGCATCGGCGCGGGGGCGACGGCCGAGGGGATCACGGTCGACCAGCGCACGGGGATGGTCCCGCCGCCGGAACCGACCCGTGTGTACACGCAGGAACGTGAGCGGGCCGAACGCGAGCGCGCCGAGAGGGAGCGGGCCGAACGCGAGCGCGCCGAGAGGGAGCGGGCCGAACGTGAGCGCGCCGAGAAGGAGCGGGTGGAGCGCGAGCGGGCCCTGCTCGCCCAGGAGCGGCTGCGCGAGCGGGAGTGGCAGCAGGAGCTGGAGCGGAGGAAGGCCGAGAACAAGGACCGGGAGCGGGCCGAGGAGAAGGCCCGGGAGCGGGCCGCCAGGGCGAGGGCCCGTCAGCATGCCTCCGGTCCTTCGTCCGCCTCGGCGGGAGCCGCGTCCGGAACGTCGAGGCCGTCGTCCCGCCCGGATCCGGCCCGGACACCACCGCCCGCGCCCGCTCCGTCCAAGGCGTCGTCAGCCGTGGTCTGGCTGGTGGCGCTCGCCGTCGCCGCCCTCCTGGTCCTCTGGCTGGCCACGTGGGTCTGA
- a CDS encoding gluconate:H+ symporter produces the protein MMLAAAPAPEVPPHTGGLLLLIGGTPGLLTVAALGIALLLFLIIKVRLQPFVALLAVSIAVGLGAGLSVTELFGTVQKSAAVSVIESGMGGILGHVAIIIGLGTMLGAILEVSGGAEVLSARLLNLFGEKRAPLAMGLTGLIFGIPVFFDVGIFVLAPIVYAAAKRSGKSVVLYAMPLLAGLSMTHAFLPPHPGPVAAAGLFNVSLGWVILMGVLVGIPSVLAAWGYAAWIGKRIFVDVPQDMVEAAEESKAAVVAEQRAAGVTPHEKPVPLGTVLAIIGTPLILILAATFSSIALDPSTPRSVIEFFGNPFVALTIALFLAYYLLGIRRGWSRKSLESVSTASLKPVGNILLVVGAGGIFGAVLKGSGIADALADTFNDVGLPVILLAWLISVVLRVAQGSATVAIVTTAGIVVPLVEGQDMSQAHLALIIMAISAGSIFASHVNDGGFWMVSKYFGISERDTLKTWTVLETVLSVAGFVVAAALSLVI, from the coding sequence ATGATGCTCGCCGCCGCCCCCGCCCCCGAGGTCCCACCCCACACCGGTGGACTGCTCCTGCTGATCGGCGGGACCCCCGGTCTCCTGACCGTCGCCGCGCTCGGGATCGCACTCCTGCTCTTCCTGATCATCAAGGTCAGGCTGCAGCCGTTCGTCGCGCTGCTCGCCGTGTCCATAGCCGTCGGCCTGGGTGCCGGTCTCTCCGTCACCGAACTCTTCGGCACGGTCCAGAAGTCCGCCGCCGTCTCCGTCATCGAGTCCGGCATGGGCGGCATCCTCGGACACGTCGCGATCATCATCGGTCTCGGTACGATGCTCGGCGCGATCCTGGAGGTGTCCGGCGGGGCCGAGGTGTTGAGCGCCCGGCTGCTGAACCTCTTCGGCGAGAAGCGCGCCCCGCTCGCCATGGGCCTCACCGGCCTCATCTTCGGTATCCCGGTCTTCTTCGACGTCGGCATCTTCGTCCTCGCGCCGATCGTCTACGCCGCGGCCAAGCGCTCCGGCAAGTCCGTCGTCCTGTACGCGATGCCGCTGCTGGCCGGACTCTCCATGACCCACGCGTTCCTGCCGCCGCACCCCGGACCGGTCGCCGCCGCGGGCCTCTTCAACGTCTCCCTCGGCTGGGTCATCCTGATGGGTGTCCTCGTCGGCATCCCGTCCGTCCTCGCCGCCTGGGGCTACGCCGCCTGGATCGGCAAGCGCATCTTCGTCGATGTGCCCCAGGACATGGTCGAGGCCGCGGAGGAGTCGAAGGCCGCGGTCGTCGCCGAACAGCGCGCCGCCGGTGTCACCCCCCACGAGAAGCCCGTCCCGCTCGGCACCGTGCTGGCGATCATCGGGACCCCGCTGATCCTCATCCTGGCCGCGACGTTCTCCTCGATCGCGCTGGACCCCTCCACCCCGCGCTCCGTCATCGAGTTCTTCGGCAACCCCTTCGTCGCGCTGACGATCGCCCTCTTCCTCGCCTACTACCTGCTGGGCATCCGGCGCGGCTGGTCCCGCAAGTCGCTCGAGTCGGTCTCCACCGCCTCGCTGAAGCCCGTCGGCAACATCCTGCTGGTCGTCGGCGCGGGCGGGATCTTCGGAGCGGTGCTCAAGGGCAGCGGCATCGCCGACGCGCTCGCCGACACCTTCAACGACGTCGGCCTGCCGGTCATCCTGCTCGCCTGGCTGATCTCCGTCGTCCTGAGGGTCGCCCAGGGCTCGGCCACGGTCGCCATCGTCACCACCGCCGGCATCGTCGTCCCGCTCGTCGAGGGCCAGGACATGTCGCAGGCGCACCTCGCGCTGATCATCATGGCGATCTCGGCGGGCTCCATCTTCGCCTCGCACGTCAACGACGGCGGGTTCTGGATGGTCTCGAAGTACTTCGGCATCTCCGAGCGCGACACCCTCAAGACCTGGACGGTCCTGGAGACGGTCCTCTCGGTCGCCGGGTTCGTGGTCGCGGCAGCGCTGAGCCTGGTGATCTAG
- a CDS encoding RidA family protein has translation MTEKTALTPSTHTAPPAKFSHGVKKGNILQVAGQVGFLPAVEGQAPTPAGPTLREQTLQTFANVKAILEEGGASWDDVMMMRVYLTDVDHFAEMNAIYNEYFEEQGLTAPASARTTVYVGLPKGLLIEIDALAVLG, from the coding sequence ATGACCGAGAAGACCGCCCTCACCCCCAGCACCCACACCGCCCCGCCGGCGAAGTTCTCGCACGGCGTGAAGAAGGGGAACATCCTCCAGGTCGCCGGTCAGGTCGGTTTCCTGCCCGCCGTGGAGGGTCAGGCCCCGACCCCGGCCGGCCCCACCCTGCGCGAGCAGACCCTCCAGACCTTCGCCAACGTCAAGGCGATCCTGGAGGAGGGCGGCGCGAGCTGGGACGACGTCATGATGATGCGCGTCTACCTGACGGACGTCGACCACTTCGCCGAGATGAACGCGATCTACAACGAGTACTTCGAGGAGCAGGGCCTCACGGCCCCGGCGTCCGCACGTACGACGGTGTACGTCGGCCTCCCCAAGGGACTGCTCATCGAGATCGACGCGCTCGCGGTCCTCGGCTGA
- a CDS encoding IclR family transcriptional regulator, with protein MSQTVDRALSILPLLAQGPADLGQVAERLGVHKSTALRLLRTLHEHGLVYRQEDQRYRLGARLFALAQEAVENLDVREIAHSHLVALNEQCGHTVHLAVYEENEVLYIDKVESRYPVRMYSRIGKPVAITVAAVAKLLLADLTEPERRAIAERLDYPMYTSRSLPNAGAFLKELAVVREQGWATDLGGHEESINCIGAPIRGADGRVVAAMSVSAPNVVVTAEELLTLLPLVRRTADTISREYSGTTPTKKA; from the coding sequence ATGAGCCAGACCGTCGACCGCGCGCTGAGCATCCTGCCGCTGCTCGCCCAGGGCCCCGCCGACCTCGGCCAGGTCGCCGAGCGGCTCGGCGTCCACAAGTCCACGGCGCTGCGCCTGCTCCGTACGCTCCACGAACACGGCCTGGTCTACCGCCAGGAGGACCAGCGCTACCGCCTCGGCGCCCGCCTCTTCGCGCTCGCGCAGGAGGCCGTCGAGAACCTCGACGTGCGCGAGATCGCCCACAGCCACCTCGTGGCGCTCAACGAGCAGTGCGGCCACACCGTCCACCTCGCGGTGTACGAGGAGAACGAGGTCCTCTACATCGACAAGGTCGAGAGCCGCTACCCCGTGCGGATGTACTCACGGATCGGCAAACCCGTCGCGATCACCGTCGCCGCGGTCGCCAAGCTGCTCCTCGCCGACCTCACCGAGCCCGAACGGCGCGCGATCGCCGAACGGCTCGACTACCCCATGTACACGTCCCGTTCGCTCCCGAACGCCGGCGCCTTCCTGAAGGAGCTCGCCGTCGTGCGCGAACAGGGCTGGGCCACCGACCTCGGTGGCCACGAGGAGTCCATCAACTGCATCGGCGCCCCCATCCGGGGCGCGGACGGGCGGGTCGTCGCCGCCATGTCGGTGTCCGCACCGAACGTGGTCGTCACGGCCGAGGAACTCCTCACCCTGCTCCCGCTGGTGCGACGCACCGCGGACACCATCAGCCGGGAGTACTCCGGCACGACCCCCACCAAGAAAGCCTGA
- a CDS encoding sugar kinase produces the protein MSGHAARTATADVVCLGESMVTFLPSQPGRLADVPSFGRGIGGAESNVACALAAAGHRAKWVGRVGADGFGDHLVDAIAGYGVDTSAVRRDPDRPTGIYFRTATDRATDTHEVAYYRAGSAASAMSPHNVPYEDLLSARVLHLSGITAALSADCLALLHDLTAPRDGRPLISFDVNHRPGLWREGEAGPEVLLALARRCDLVLVGEDEAEDAWGVDGTEAVRAALPEPDVLVVKRGAEGVTVFSRTGDATGGGPPEDTVTTVPSLRVDVVAAVGAGDAFAAGFLSATLRGLSVRDRARHGHLMAAAVLTVPGDLTAPPSRAYADRLAALDDEAWGTLRLGPGWTLADGANEEVRVT, from the coding sequence GTGTCCGGACACGCAGCCAGGACAGCCACCGCGGACGTCGTCTGCCTCGGCGAGTCCATGGTGACGTTCCTGCCCTCGCAGCCCGGCCGCCTCGCCGACGTCCCCTCCTTCGGCCGGGGCATCGGCGGCGCCGAGTCCAACGTCGCCTGCGCCCTCGCCGCCGCGGGACACCGCGCGAAGTGGGTCGGCAGGGTCGGCGCCGACGGCTTCGGCGACCACCTCGTCGACGCGATCGCGGGCTACGGCGTCGACACCTCGGCCGTGCGCCGCGACCCCGACCGCCCCACCGGCATCTACTTCCGCACCGCGACGGACCGGGCGACCGACACCCACGAGGTGGCCTACTACCGGGCCGGCTCCGCGGCCTCCGCGATGTCCCCGCACAACGTCCCGTACGAGGACCTCCTCTCCGCCCGCGTCCTGCACCTGTCCGGCATCACCGCCGCGCTCTCCGCCGACTGCCTGGCCCTCCTCCACGACCTCACCGCCCCCCGCGACGGCCGCCCCCTCATCTCCTTCGACGTCAACCACCGCCCCGGTCTGTGGCGCGAGGGAGAGGCCGGCCCCGAGGTGCTGCTCGCCCTCGCCCGCCGCTGCGACCTCGTCCTCGTCGGAGAGGACGAGGCGGAGGATGCCTGGGGAGTCGACGGCACCGAGGCGGTCCGCGCGGCCCTGCCGGAGCCGGACGTCCTGGTCGTGAAGCGGGGAGCCGAGGGCGTCACCGTCTTCTCACGCACCGGCGACGCGACCGGCGGTGGCCCGCCGGAGGACACCGTCACCACCGTCCCCTCCCTGCGCGTCGACGTCGTCGCCGCCGTCGGCGCCGGTGACGCCTTCGCCGCCGGGTTCCTCTCCGCCACCCTGCGCGGGCTGTCCGTACGCGACCGGGCCCGGCACGGACACCTCATGGCCGCCGCCGTCCTCACCGTCCCCGGCGACCTCACCGCCCCTCCGTCCCGCGCGTACGCCGACCGCCTCGCCGCCCTCGACGACGAGGCCTGGGGCACACTTCGTCTCGGCCCCGGATGGACCCTCGCCGACGGGGCGAACGAGGAGGTACGAGTCACATGA
- a CDS encoding alanine racemase gives MAAQQSAEQSVTALAGEVVDHRFKALPPDAEGLTVGALAAERRDLFTGGFTTPVLALSAESVEANLALLETYAERHGLAFAPHGKTSMSPQLFARQLEYGAWGITAAVPHQARVYRAHGIRRIFLANELVDAVALRWLARELDGDPDFVFACYVDSVRGVELMDEALRAAGAVRPVDVVVELGAGQGARTGARTEADCAEVADAVAAASTLRLVGVAGYEGEVPDASPERVREWLRRLVALAAGFDAAGRFGELADGEEILVSAGGSAWFDAVADVFAEIPALSRPALKLLRSGAYVSHDDGHYRHLTPFNRVPEEGALQPAFRLWAQVVSRPTPEQAFVNAGKRDAAYDLDLPEAQVVRSARDGSVRPATGITVSGLSDQHGWVRTEPGAELEVGDWIGMGLSHPCTSFDKWQLIPLVEADGTVTDYIRTFF, from the coding sequence TTGGCCGCCCAGCAGTCCGCCGAACAGTCCGTGACGGCCCTCGCGGGTGAAGTGGTCGACCACCGCTTCAAGGCGCTGCCGCCCGACGCGGAGGGGCTGACCGTCGGCGCCCTGGCGGCCGAGCGCCGCGATCTCTTCACGGGCGGCTTCACCACCCCGGTGCTGGCTCTGTCCGCCGAGTCGGTCGAGGCCAACCTCGCCCTGCTGGAGACGTACGCGGAGCGGCACGGCCTGGCCTTCGCGCCGCACGGCAAGACGTCGATGTCCCCGCAGCTGTTCGCCCGCCAGCTGGAGTACGGAGCCTGGGGCATCACCGCCGCCGTCCCCCACCAGGCCCGGGTGTACCGCGCCCACGGCATCCGGCGGATCTTCCTCGCCAACGAGCTCGTCGACGCGGTCGCGCTGCGCTGGCTGGCCCGCGAGCTGGACGGCGACCCGGACTTCGTCTTCGCCTGCTACGTGGACTCCGTGCGCGGCGTCGAGCTGATGGACGAGGCCCTGCGCGCGGCCGGCGCCGTGCGCCCCGTCGACGTGGTGGTGGAGCTGGGAGCCGGCCAGGGTGCCCGCACCGGCGCCCGCACGGAGGCCGACTGCGCGGAGGTCGCCGACGCGGTGGCCGCCGCCTCCACCCTGCGCCTGGTGGGCGTCGCCGGTTACGAGGGCGAGGTGCCCGACGCCTCCCCGGAGCGGGTACGGGAATGGCTGCGACGGCTCGTCGCGCTCGCCGCCGGCTTCGACGCCGCGGGCCGCTTCGGCGAGTTGGCGGACGGCGAGGAGATCCTGGTCAGCGCGGGTGGCAGCGCGTGGTTCGACGCCGTCGCCGACGTCTTCGCCGAGATCCCCGCCCTGAGCAGGCCGGCCCTCAAGCTGCTGCGCTCCGGTGCCTACGTCAGCCACGACGACGGCCACTACCGCCACCTCACCCCCTTCAACCGGGTCCCCGAGGAGGGCGCGCTGCAGCCCGCCTTCCGCCTGTGGGCGCAGGTGGTCTCCCGCCCCACCCCCGAACAGGCCTTCGTCAACGCCGGGAAGCGGGACGCCGCCTACGACCTGGACCTCCCCGAGGCGCAGGTCGTCCGCTCCGCGCGGGACGGCTCGGTGCGGCCCGCCACGGGAATCACCGTCAGCGGACTGTCCGACCAGCACGGCTGGGTCCGCACGGAGCCGGGCGCCGAGCTGGAGGTCGGCGACTGGATCGGCATGGGCCTCTCCCACCCCTGCACGTCGTTCGACAAGTGGCAGCTGATCCCGCTGGTGGAGGCGGACGGCACCGTCACCGACTACATCCGCACCTTCTTCTGA
- a CDS encoding D-aminoacylase yields MDLVIRDARVVDGTGTPSYRADVGVTDGRITEIRREGGGPRLTAARTLDADGLALSPGFIDMHAHSDLALLRDPDHSAKAAQGVTLEVLGQDGLSYAPADDRTLAEVRRAIAGWNGDGGDIDFDWRTVGGYLDRLDRNFGGQGIAVNAAYLIPQGTVRMFAVGWDDRPATDAELDRMRELVAQGMAEGAVGMSSGLTYTPGMYAKDAELTELCRVVAAHDGYYCPHHRSYGAGALQAYEEMVQLTRDAGCALHLAHATMNFGVNKGKAPELLALLDEALASGADISLDTYPYTPGCTTLVAMLPSWSSEGGPESILTRLADEETAERIRHHVEVLGSDGCHGVPIEWDSIEISGVNNPDLSGYVGRTVAESARLRGEEPWVTARRILIEDRLGTTILQHVGHEENVRQIMVHRVHTGGSDGILQGDKPHPRAYGTFPQYLGRYVRELGILSLEECVAHLTSRPAARLRLPDRGLVREGYRADLVLFDPATVAAGSTFDEPRTLPVGIPHVLIDGRFVIEDGKRTPTLAGRAVRGSGRRAA; encoded by the coding sequence ATGGACCTGGTCATCCGCGACGCCCGCGTCGTCGACGGCACCGGTACCCCCTCCTACCGCGCCGACGTGGGCGTCACGGACGGCCGGATCACCGAGATCCGCCGGGAGGGCGGCGGCCCACGCCTCACCGCCGCCCGCACCCTGGACGCCGACGGCCTCGCGCTGTCGCCGGGCTTCATCGACATGCACGCGCACAGCGACCTCGCCCTGCTGCGCGACCCCGACCACAGCGCGAAGGCCGCCCAGGGCGTCACCCTGGAGGTCCTCGGCCAGGACGGCCTGTCGTACGCCCCCGCCGACGACCGCACCCTCGCCGAGGTCCGCCGCGCCATCGCCGGCTGGAACGGCGACGGCGGTGACATCGACTTCGACTGGCGCACCGTCGGCGGTTATCTGGACCGTCTCGACCGCAACTTCGGCGGTCAGGGCATCGCCGTCAACGCCGCCTACCTGATCCCGCAGGGCACGGTCCGGATGTTCGCCGTCGGCTGGGACGACCGCCCCGCCACCGACGCCGAGCTGGACCGCATGAGGGAGCTCGTCGCGCAGGGCATGGCCGAGGGCGCGGTCGGCATGTCCTCGGGCCTGACCTACACCCCGGGGATGTACGCGAAGGACGCCGAACTCACCGAGCTGTGCCGGGTGGTCGCGGCGCACGACGGCTACTACTGCCCCCATCACCGCTCGTACGGCGCCGGAGCCCTCCAGGCGTACGAGGAGATGGTGCAGCTCACCCGCGACGCCGGGTGCGCCCTCCATCTCGCCCACGCCACCATGAACTTCGGCGTGAACAAGGGGAAGGCCCCCGAGCTCCTGGCCCTCCTGGACGAGGCCCTCGCGTCGGGCGCGGACATCTCCCTCGACACCTACCCGTACACGCCGGGGTGCACGACGCTCGTGGCGATGCTGCCGAGCTGGTCGAGCGAGGGCGGGCCCGAGTCGATCCTGACGCGGCTCGCGGACGAGGAGACCGCGGAGCGGATCCGCCACCACGTGGAGGTCCTGGGCTCCGACGGCTGCCACGGCGTCCCTATCGAGTGGGACTCGATAGAGATCTCCGGCGTCAACAACCCGGACCTGTCCGGATACGTGGGCCGGACGGTCGCCGAGTCGGCGCGACTGCGCGGCGAGGAGCCCTGGGTGACGGCCCGCCGGATACTGATCGAGGACCGGCTCGGCACGACGATCCTCCAGCACGTCGGCCACGAGGAGAACGTCCGGCAGATCATGGTCCACCGGGTCCACACCGGCGGCAGCGACGGCATCCTCCAGGGCGACAAGCCGCACCCCCGCGCGTACGGCACGTTCCCCCAGTACCTCGGCCGTTACGTGAGGGAACTGGGCATCCTCTCCCTGGAGGAGTGCGTCGCCCACCTCACCTCCCGCCCGGCCGCCCGCCTGCGCCTGCCCGACCGCGGCCTCGTCCGCGAGGGCTACCGCGCGGACCTGGTCCTCTTCGACCCGGCCACGGTGGCGGCCGGCTCGACCTTCGACGAGCCGCGGACCCTCCCGGTGGGCATCCCCCACGTCCTGATCGACGGCCGCTTCGTCATCGAGGACGGAAAGCGCACCCCCACCCTCGCGGGCCGGGCGGTCCGGGGCAGCGGCCGGCGAGCCGCCTGA
- the lxmK gene encoding class V lanthionine synthetase subunit LxmK, with protein sequence MAATFKPRDLDEVPSVDALLVQLGTGPFVRDTLTAPVGRNDSWVGATTSGRKVFVKHLIGPGPDVRARMGRLLSFEQFAEGLPTAALRGPAFLGADEKSSLVAYDYIEDARSGAELMIDQTFGPLLAENIGRAIGLLHEAPLTSAPTLDDSPPPHPPQGFLRGLPLPVFESLSFAELQGWRLMQTDEALVTAIGQLRERERGAPRVPSHCDLRVDQFLVTGDDFLVTDWEEFRLADPARDVGAFAGEWLHRSILDIVTTRGDSGFLDIELTHEVVLSRGVQKMQRLLPLVRSFWHGYRQVRPHLDAGLATRATAYAGWHLLDRLMAGASRASRLSGIERAAAGIGRAALINPGNFVTTLGFEEREEDVDERPELLGTAADVRAGEREAAA encoded by the coding sequence ATGGCGGCGACGTTCAAGCCGCGAGATCTGGACGAAGTCCCGTCGGTGGACGCGCTCCTCGTGCAATTGGGGACCGGACCGTTCGTCCGGGACACGCTGACGGCGCCCGTCGGGCGGAATGACTCCTGGGTGGGCGCCACCACCAGCGGGCGGAAGGTCTTCGTCAAGCATCTGATCGGGCCCGGCCCGGATGTCAGGGCACGGATGGGCAGGCTGCTGTCCTTCGAGCAGTTCGCCGAGGGGCTGCCCACCGCGGCGCTGCGCGGTCCGGCGTTCCTGGGCGCCGACGAGAAGAGCAGTCTCGTGGCGTACGACTACATCGAAGATGCCCGCAGTGGTGCCGAGTTGATGATCGACCAGACCTTCGGCCCGTTACTCGCGGAGAACATCGGCCGGGCCATCGGCCTGCTGCACGAGGCGCCCCTGACCAGCGCGCCGACGCTCGACGACTCCCCGCCGCCGCATCCTCCGCAGGGCTTTCTGCGGGGTCTTCCGCTCCCGGTGTTCGAGTCGCTGAGCTTCGCCGAGCTACAGGGCTGGCGACTGATGCAGACCGACGAGGCGCTGGTCACGGCCATCGGGCAACTGCGGGAACGAGAGCGGGGAGCTCCCCGTGTGCCGTCCCACTGCGATCTGCGCGTGGACCAGTTCCTGGTCACGGGCGACGACTTCCTGGTGACCGACTGGGAGGAGTTCCGGCTTGCGGACCCGGCCCGTGACGTCGGGGCCTTCGCCGGCGAATGGCTGCACCGCTCCATTCTCGACATCGTCACGACCCGTGGTGACTCGGGCTTCCTGGACATCGAGCTGACGCACGAGGTGGTGCTCAGCCGCGGCGTGCAGAAGATGCAGCGCCTGCTGCCGCTGGTGCGGAGCTTCTGGCACGGATACCGGCAGGTCCGCCCGCACCTGGATGCCGGACTCGCCACCCGGGCCACCGCCTACGCGGGCTGGCACCTGCTCGACCGGCTGATGGCCGGCGCGTCCAGGGCCTCCCGGCTCTCGGGCATCGAGCGGGCCGCGGCCGGTATCGGACGGGCCGCGCTGATCAACCCCGGGAACTTCGTGACCACACTCGGATTCGAGGAACGTGAGGAAGACGTGGATGAACGTCCTGAACTCCTCGGGACAGCAGCGGATGTGCGCGCGGGCGAACGTGAGGCAGCCGCATGA